Proteins co-encoded in one Oncorhynchus kisutch isolate 150728-3 linkage group LG1, Okis_V2, whole genome shotgun sequence genomic window:
- the slx4 gene encoding structure-specific endonuclease subunit SLX4 isoform X2, with protein sequence MDDSDQDFVDLCSKLLKRVRRKAGVTEKRSVAEPSSQDTVKDIPTKRVTSRRKKKDVGPSSKGALGNNSEHVSSISTTCDEPNRLPSNTDKSKQAVVNGGMELGVGENGSSVAVDVAGSQLEDRGMGVKEKVLHRMQQFKRVNPQKLVHGERNQPAATGSGSDSAAPHPLPDNEVPSTSASSPLPLDPQVDDSDEALALRLQEELDREAQAVAQGSVVDLEQGGLFFCQLCQKDLSAMSPTGRTQHINRCLDESEDSAAPAPPPAPSVPECPICGKRFKSQMSRAAHLKRCSSTMGVAPAELLQAVQRQVAEGLTDSTANQPPQAGGSKRKGSTDPSLPGRKKPRKKPRGLDEDTMMAMALSHSLLEQENEMEREMQRELQRERGGQQLPVILPHISLSPLKWKAEPSKGRGKRKKGAPPRPPPLLLVQDSETALRRLQERVAGLLLRTRAPSPPTPTRCPSSLPSCRTGAGPLWQKSALRDGGPKVISEFYTPELREFLQPWVSVKMDMVFPTKAMPGSSTNLSSTESISMTKQSVPSSQQPVSSTQAAPSSLPSTPGTGHLPVGSQTLCDLMELADEGMTLTQWGYSTPGAARDKENTATDFHLSGFVPESTDEPPDLCLSGFIPESSRNTESHQMRSLPQSRNTNRSSQKSVALSRLASDLTSMVNNPQFSDVQLQVDSGEVYFTHSFMLYARCPLLVQMVHDSGFWVQEDGMPSAQRVLLGEVPGQAVYTLLQYLYTAHCPLTHTLLPHVQELAARFNLEELQQLCQLYPAQTDLHRGVEGQGDQWGDYPAQEHQSGGEEEHQDQVFMELLRSMWNEEEVEEDEDRGEEGGIAMEEEGRGDGVTIEDAETNEERVNEEEMEEIYEFAATQRKRDEGKESEKEESEEEEEGGVTFFTETEEEQEAPIQAQSLAEHSDTGELTCMMSPQTKPPSLEADMAIGDIDTDQGNPNRIKADLNKSEGRDLERSRTATVESDRTKQFESNVTSSRSVGEVSTTKSLHSSPIDYQELNASLDRSYSRLFSDSWGVYETQEEPHTSPPTQPSCHSQPHRAIQKPSCSQPPRTMVVEGARQPELTSPPPPSSCSQPTRVRVDGSTRQTAIPTLQYSAIEIIDLSISPPLVPGVSALPVPGLSPGEVTDTGARVRTKGVVGRGKVPVCKEILQEKVPSSPEDLKRESYGPYSISVPVSPPHSTKEEPELIVLSDSSEEMEVGDLGPTSPSPPPPTRLSQNHQGYTRITTQSNTEPKKPTSITQSDTEPKKSSSKEKETIGGFVRDPSVSPSDQGLDPDPPGSNPGSAGSTRLMDCSAEMSWLIPATPPLPSRRTSSTQTFSSMRRTQLFPKANSSSSSSAASVFSSPTLPFRPSRQTSHPPRVSTHSAQTESSISRQKSDSRGLRHSSLGLDHDDLSSQKYNSGFGSTVPSKSQPKRSCLPRLTPSLSVIPPPDPSTKGTPLHNVPQPYSSTPLYSDLPKPSAPSLASPLLRDGEGDNGTRQRGRGLGISGSPWKRGGEGSLGLSLSDPHKDPLTQPRENSGSPGQRRPSSESKYFHSPGDSETGGEKERGVREESDEIMKMEELERSIVKEEEQEEEMGEDMERSSNSFQQSFLGMDEPPMAFDDSWGLNAGGGDTDGERSQAVCFSLRLQSSGGGASPPRQGRRDGEITGTSSTFTPSPLPKAYSTPSPPPPNTTTPQANPEINASLLDAEIWDDWGQEEDEALPLSQRVNPVALAQRVAQLKTPVAPRRKGQQGPLVPITPMPSYSDMDTPDLKNKLNRFGVRPLPKRQMILKLKEIHQYTHQVVSSESEDEAPSLGRPRAVGPPPPTTMEPTRKPVSCAQAEGFKEPGGKAAPTVSLVKLPGEEEDMEPLSASQGSNTSSTAPSEDSERSNPEQCLSDDSDNDNITASQSASKLQDKLVTVRHFIQSDPDLYGQILHYQPLVLSDLQARLKAAGIQLGAAKLLDYLDSQCITFTTAKPGLRGGRKRRGKGATRAGGRGRRGRGAAKTAD encoded by the exons ATGGACGACTCTGATCAAGACTTCGTGGACCTCTGCTCTAAGTTGCTCAAACGAGTCCGCAGAAAAGCAGGCGTAACCGAGAAGAGAAGTGTTGCAGAGCCCTCGTCCCAGGACACTGTGAAAGACATACCCACCAAAAGGGTGACGAGTAGGAGGAAGAAGAAAGATGTCGGCCCAAGTTCAAAGGGAGCTTTGGGTAACAACTCTGAACACGTttcctccatctctaccacttGTGATGAACCAAACCGACTTCCCTCCAATACAGACAAATCTAAACAAGCAGTGGTCAATGGCGGTATGGAACTTGGTGTAGGAGAGAATGGGTCATCAGTGGCTGTGGATGTTGCTGGGTCTCAACTTGAGGATAGGGGAATGGGGGTGAAGGAGAAAGTGCTACACAGGATGCAGCAGTTCAAGAGAGTCAATCCACAGAAGCTGGTGCATGGTGAGAGGAATCAGCCTGCAGCAACAGGGAGTGGAAGTGACAGTGCTGCTCCCCATCCACTGCCAGATAATGAAG TTCCATCCACCTCCGCCTCTTCTCCCCTACCACTGGACCCCCAGGTGGATGACTCGGATGAGGCCCTGGCCCTGCGTCTACAGGAGGAGCTGGACAGGGAGGCCCAGGCTGTGGCCCAGGGTAGTGTAGTGGACCTGGAGCAGGGAGGCCTGTTCTTCTGTCAGCTCTGCCAGAAAGACCTGTCTGCCATGAGCCCCACAGGACGCACCCAACACATCAACAG GTGTCTAGACGAGAGTGAGGACAGTGCTGCCCCCGCCCCTCCTCCCGCTCCCAGCGTCCCAGAATGCCCCATTTGTGGTAAACGGTTCAAGTCCCAGATGAGTCGCGCGGCCCACCTCAAGCGTTGCTCCTCCACGATGGGCGTGGCTCCTGCCGAGCTGCTGCAGGCTGTACAGAGACAAGTTGCAGAGGGCCTGACTGACAGCACCGCCAACCAACC tccgCAGGCCGGAGGTTCCAAGCGTAAAGGCTCCACGGACCCCAGCCTCCCGGGTAGGAAGAAGCCCAGAAAGAAGCCCCGTGGCCTGGATGAAGACACCATGATGGCCATGGCCCTGTCCCACTCCCTACTGGAGCAGGAGAACGAGATGGAgcgggagatgcagagagagttacagagggagagaggtggtcaGCAGCTCCCAGTCATCCTCCCTCACATTTCTCTGTCACCATTGAAGTGGAAAGCTGAACCAA GTAAGGGGCGTGGCAAGAGGAAAAAGGGTGCACCCCCtcgcccccctcccctcctcctggtCCAGGACTCGGAGACAGCCCTGAGGCGACTACAGGAGCGTGTGGCTGGCCTCCTCCTCCGTACCCGCGCCCCCTCGCCTCCCACCCCCACACGCTGCCCCAGCTCCCTGCCCTCCTGCAGAACGGGTGCTGGCCCCCTCTGGCAGAAGAGTGCGCTGCGGGACGGAGGGCCGAAGGTCATCTCTGAGTTCTACACCCCAGAGCTCAGAGAATTTCTACAGCCTTGGGTGTCTGTAAAG ATGGATATGGTGTTTCCCACCAAGGCCATGCCTGGATCCTCCACCAACCTTTCCTCAACAGAAAGCATCTCTATGACCAAGCAATCTGTCCCTTCCTCCCAACAACCAGTCTCCTCCACCCAGGCAGCCCCCTCTTCGCTCCCTTCCACCCCAGGGACAGGGCACCTTCCAGTGGGCAGCCAGACTCTGTGTGACCTGATGGAGCTGGCTGATGAGGGAATGACCCTCACACAGTGGGGCTATTCTACCCCAGGAGCTGCCAGAG ACAAAGAGAACACTGCTACAGACTTCCACCTGAGTGGCTTTGTTCCTGAGAGCACAGACGAACCCCCTGACCTGTGTCTCAGTGGCTTCATCCCAGAGAGCAGTAGAAACACTGAAAGCCATCAGATGAGATCTCTTCCTCAAAGCAGAAATACCAACAGGAGCAGCCAGAAATCA GTGGCGCTGTCCAGGCTGGCCTCagacctcaccagtatggtgaaCAACCCCCAGTTCAGTGATGTCCAGCTACAGGTGGACAGTGGGGAGGTGTACTTCACCCATTCATTCATGCTGTATGCTCGCTGCCCCCTGCTGGTGCAGATG gtccATGACAGTGGATTCTGGGTGCAGGAGGACGGCATGCCCTCAGCCCAAAGGGTGTTGTTGGGTGAGGTACCAGGCCAGGCGGTGTATACCCTGCTCCAGTACCTCTACACAGCCCACtgccccctcacacacaccctgctgcCACACGTTCAGGAGCTGGCAGCCAG GTTCAACCTGGAGGAGCTGCAGCAGCTGTGCCAGCTctacccagctcagacagacctcCACAGAGGTGTAGAGGGACAGGGGGATCAGTGGGGAGACTACCCAGCCCAGGAGCACCAatctgggggagaggaggagcaccAAGACCAGGTCTTCATGGAGCTCCTCCGCTCCATGTGGAATGAAGAAGAGGTTGAGgaagatgaggacagaggagaggaaggagggattgcgatggaggaggaggggcgaGGGGATGGCGTGACGATAGAAGATGCAGAGACGAACGAAGAAAGGGTGAAcgaagaagagatggaggagatatATGAGTTTGCTGCCActcagagaaagagggatgaaggAAAAGAGAGCGAAAAGGAAGaatcagaagaggaggaggagggaggagtgacATTTTTcacagagacagaagaagagCAGGAGGCTCCAATCCAAGCTCAGTCATTGGCTGAACACTCAGATACGGGTGAATTAACATGCATGATGTCCCCTCAAACAAAACCTCCCAGTTTAGAGGCAGACATGGCTATTGGTGACATCGACACAGACCAGGGGAATCCAAATAGGATAAAAGCTGATCTCAACAAATCAGAAGGTAGAGATCTAGAACGTTCTAGAACAGCCACCGTGGAGTCAGACAGAACAAAACAATTTGAATCAAACGTCACAAGCTCAAGAAGTGTTGGAGAGGTATCAACAACAAAAAGCCTCCACTCCAGTCCGATTGACTATCAAGAACTAAACGCTAGTCTAGACCGTAGCTACAGCCGCCTCTTCTCTGACTCTTGGGGGGTCTATGAGACGCAGGAGGAGCCCCACACCTCCCCACCAACACAACCATCCTGCCACTCCCAACCCCACAGGGCTATCCAGAAACCCTCCTGCTCCCAGCCCCCCAGGACCATGGTAGTGGAGGGTGCGAGACAGCCAGAACTCACCTCCCCACCCCCACCGTCCTCCTGCTCCCAGCCCACAAGGGTGAGGGTCGATGGGAGTACGAGACAGACAGCGATCCCTACCCTCCAGTACTCAGCCATTGAAATCATTGACCTCTCCATCAGTCCTCCTCTGGTCCCTGGTGTATCCGCCCTACCTGTTCCTGGTTTGTCCCCAGGGGAAGTGACTGACACCGGGGCACGAGTTAGGACGAAGGGAGTGGTGGGAAGAGGGAAGGTTCCTGTGTGTAAGGAGATACTCCAAGAGAAGGTACCGTCTAGTCCAGAGGACttaaagagagagagttatggtCCATATAGTATTTCTGTACCCGTCTCTCCTCCTCACAGTACCAAAGAAGAACCTGAGCTTATAGTTCTGTCTGACTCTAGTgaagagatggaggtaggggatCTAGGACCTACCAGcccctctccaccaccccctaCTCGTCTCTCCCAGAACCACCAAGGCTACACCCGAATCACAACTCAATCCAACACAGAACCCAAGAAACCCACCTCGATAACCCAATCTGACACAGAACCTAAGAAATCCAGCTCGAAGGAGAAAGAGACTATTGGTGGTTTTGTGAGGGATCCTTCTGTCTCACCTTCCGATCAAGGCTTAGATCCAGATCCTCCAGGTTCTAACCCTGGTTCTGCTGGTTCTACTAGACTCATGGACTGTTCTGCAGAGATGTCTTGGCTCATCCCGGCCACTCCGCCCCTGCCGTCCAGGAGGACGAGCTCTACCCAGACCTTTAGTAGCATGCGTCGCACTCAGCTCTTTCCTAAGGCCaactcttcttcctcctcttctgcaGCGTCAGTtttctcctctcccaccctccctttcAGGCCTAGCCGCCAGACCTCACACCCACCCAGGGTTTCTACACATTCTGCCCAGACAGAGTCCTCTATTTCTAGGCAGAAATCAGACAGCAGAGGGCTTCGGCACTCCAGCTTGGGTCTCGACCATGACGACCTCTCTTCCCAGAAATACAACAGTGGTTTTGGATCCACAGTCCCCTCCAAGTCCCAACCAAAACGCTCCTGCCTACCCCGcctgaccccctctctctccgtcatCCCCCCACCAGACCCCTCCACCAAGGGTACTCCTCTCCACAACGTCCCCCAGCCATACAGCTCCACTCCCCTTTATTCAGATCTACCCAAGCCCTCTGCTCCGTCTCTGGCCTCCCCTCTTctgagagacggggagggggacAACGGAaccaggcagagagggagggggctggGGATCTCTGGGAGCCcatggaagagagggggagaggggtctCTGGGCCTATCCCTCTCGGACCCACATAAGGACCCTCTTACCCAACCGAGAGAGAACAGCGGCTCCCCCGGACAACGCCGACCATCCAGTGAGTCTAAATACTTCCACAGCCCAGGAGATAGCGAGacggggggagagaaagagaggggggtgagagaggaatCGGATGAGATTATGAAAATGGAGGAACTGGAAAGGAGTATAGTGAaagaggaagagcaggaggaagAGATGGGAGAAGACATGGAGAGGTCCAGTAACAGCTTTCAGCAGAGCTTCCTCGGGATGGACGAGCCACCCATGGCCTTCGATGACTCCTGGGGCCTAAACGCAGGAGGAGGGGACACGGACGGAGAACGATCCCAGGCAGTGTGCTTCAGTCTGAGGCTACAGAGCAGCGGCGGTGGAGCTAGTCCTCCAAGACAGGgccggagagatggagagataacaGGAACATCCTCTACTtttaccccctctcctcttcctaaagcctactccaccccctctccacctccacccaacACCACTACACCCCAGGCCAACCCAGAGATCAACGCTAGCCTCCTGGACGCTGAGATCTGGGACGACTGGGGGCAGGAAGAGGATGAGGCTCTTCCTCTCTCGCAGAGGGTGAATCCTGTAGCTCTGGCTCAGAGAGTGGCCCAGCTCAAGACTCCAG TGGCCCCCCGTAGGAAAGGCCAGCAGGGCCCCCTGGTCCCCATCACCCCCATGCCCAGCTACTCTGACATGGACACACCTGACCTCAAGAACAAGCTCAACAG ATTCGGTGTGCGTCCCTTACCCAAGCGCCAGATGATCCTGAAGCTCAAGGAGATCCACCAGTACACCCACCAGGTCGTCAGCTCAGAGTCCGAGGACGAGGCACCTTCCCTGGGTCGCCCCAGAGCCGTCGGGCCGCCCCCACCCACCACCATGGAGCCCACCAGAAAGCCAGTGTCCTGTGCCCAGGCTGAGGGGTTTAAAGAGCCTGGTGGAAAAGCAGCACCTACTGTCTCCCTGGTGAAACTgcctggtgaggaggaggacatggagcctctctctgcctctcagggATCCAATACGTCCTCCACAGCACCCAGTGAAGACTCTGAGAG GTCTAATCCAGAGCAGTGCCTCTCTGATGACTCGGATAACGACAACATTACTGCCTCGCAGTCTGCCTCCAAGCTCCAGGACAAGCTCGTCACTGTCCGTCATTTCATCCAGTCAGACCCTGACCTCTACGGGCAGATCCTCCACTACCAGCCCCTGGTCCTGTCAGACCTCCAGGCCAGACTTAAGGCCGCAGGTATCCAGCTGGGGGCCGCCAAGCTACTAGACTACCTGGATTCCCAGTGCATTACGTTTACCACAGCCAAGCCTGGACTgaggggaggaagaaagagaagagggaagggggcgaccagggctggagggaggggaaggagagggagaggggcagctAAAACGGCAGATTGA